A genomic segment from Stappia indica encodes:
- a CDS encoding acyltransferase family protein — protein sequence MSAAARRPGLDLMRVAAVAAVAWFHYGFRMQVTGEAGPVAGAGSPGEWARFGYLGVSVFFAISGYVISISTEGRDPFTFAVARIARLWPVYVVAMTLTALVTLAVPALGFPLSLPQYLANLTMLSPFLGQPFMDGAYWSIVAEILFYGWVGLLMLVGLWSRHQVAIALVWLAVAALDQAVIGSDVLRRLLLTDFAGFFAFGMMLRARERGEAGASLVLAAAFVQATAAAILFAGGLVELYRGAPFSPIAVAGIVAVSLLVLALATRLDVPWLPVGPVAVAGRATYPFYLLHQHIGYAGFFLLAPALGPGVSALVILAAVALAALVLTVIVERPAARAVRGAGEWVRLRALSFRRRPAG from the coding sequence ATGAGCGCTGCCGCAAGACGGCCGGGTCTCGATCTGATGCGGGTGGCGGCTGTGGCGGCGGTCGCCTGGTTCCACTACGGCTTTCGCATGCAGGTCACCGGCGAGGCCGGGCCGGTTGCCGGGGCAGGCTCTCCGGGAGAGTGGGCGCGGTTCGGCTATCTCGGCGTCTCGGTCTTCTTCGCCATTTCCGGCTATGTCATCTCGATCTCGACGGAAGGGCGCGATCCTTTCACCTTCGCCGTTGCCCGCATCGCGCGGCTGTGGCCCGTCTATGTGGTGGCGATGACGCTGACCGCGCTGGTCACCCTTGCCGTGCCGGCGCTCGGCTTTCCCCTGTCGCTGCCGCAATATCTCGCCAACCTGACGATGCTGTCGCCGTTTCTCGGCCAGCCCTTCATGGACGGGGCCTACTGGTCCATCGTCGCCGAGATCCTGTTCTATGGCTGGGTCGGGCTGCTGATGCTCGTCGGCCTGTGGTCGCGTCACCAGGTTGCCATTGCCCTTGTCTGGCTGGCGGTTGCCGCGCTCGATCAGGCCGTGATCGGCAGCGACGTTCTCCGCCGGCTTCTTCTGACCGACTTTGCCGGTTTCTTCGCCTTCGGGATGATGCTGCGGGCGCGCGAGCGCGGGGAGGCGGGGGCGAGCCTCGTTCTCGCGGCGGCCTTCGTGCAGGCCACTGCCGCGGCGATCCTGTTCGCCGGAGGGCTGGTCGAGCTCTATCGCGGCGCGCCGTTCTCTCCGATTGCGGTTGCCGGCATCGTTGCCGTCTCGCTCCTCGTGCTGGCGCTGGCAACGCGGCTGGACGTGCCGTGGCTGCCCGTCGGCCCGGTAGCGGTGGCCGGGCGGGCCACCTATCCGTTCTACCTGCTGCACCAGCACATCGGCTATGCCGGCTTCTTCCTGCTCGCGCCTGCGCTCGGGCCCGGCGTCTCGGCGCTCGTCATTCTTGCCGCGGTCGCGCTTGCGGCGCTGGTGCTGACCGTCATCGTCGAGCGGCCGGCGGCGCGGGCGGTGCGCGGGGCGGGCGAGTGGGTTCGGCTGCGGGCCCTGTCGTTCAGGCGCCGCCCGGCGGGCTGA
- a CDS encoding LysR substrate-binding domain-containing protein, with protein MAMITLRQLRYFDALARHLHFGRAAEAVAVSQPALSMQIRELEAILGVALVERRPAGVRLTAEGQEIARRARRILAETRDLLDYGQHASQVMSGTLRLGIIPSIAPYLLPRILPALIRSHPEAELQLRETLTQALVGELLQGELDVILAALPVAGAEFETRPLFQDRFLLAVQSRPDLDERQRVDPRTVNGSSLLLLEEGHCLRDQALNYCEGLQPTARSGFGATSLSTVMQMVAAGYGVTLLPELCASVEVRDERVALLRFQEPQPQRTVGLVWRRSSPRKRDFEALGACILEALEPSGQPLLPPVVGEDPRAGQRPDA; from the coding sequence ATGGCGATGATCACGCTTCGCCAGCTGCGCTATTTCGATGCGCTTGCCCGTCACCTGCATTTCGGCCGCGCCGCCGAGGCCGTCGCCGTATCCCAGCCGGCGCTGTCCATGCAGATCCGCGAGCTGGAGGCGATCCTCGGCGTTGCGCTGGTCGAGCGGCGGCCGGCCGGCGTTCGCCTGACGGCGGAAGGACAGGAGATCGCGCGCCGGGCCCGGCGCATCCTCGCCGAAACCCGAGATCTGCTCGATTACGGCCAGCATGCCAGCCAGGTGATGAGCGGCACGCTCCGTCTCGGCATCATTCCCTCCATCGCCCCCTATCTCCTGCCGCGCATCCTGCCGGCGCTGATCCGGAGCCACCCTGAAGCCGAACTGCAGCTGCGCGAGACGCTGACCCAGGCGCTGGTCGGCGAGCTGTTGCAGGGCGAACTCGACGTCATCCTGGCCGCCCTGCCCGTCGCCGGCGCAGAATTCGAGACCCGGCCGCTGTTCCAGGACCGCTTCCTGCTGGCCGTGCAGTCGCGCCCGGACCTCGACGAACGCCAGCGCGTCGACCCGCGGACCGTCAACGGCTCGTCCCTGCTGCTGCTGGAGGAAGGCCACTGCCTGCGCGATCAGGCGCTGAACTACTGCGAGGGATTGCAGCCGACCGCCCGTTCGGGCTTCGGCGCCACCAGCCTGTCGACGGTGATGCAGATGGTCGCGGCCGGCTACGGCGTGACCCTGCTGCCCGAGCTCTGCGCCTCGGTGGAAGTGCGCGACGAACGGGTGGCGCTGCTGCGCTTCCAGGAGCCGCAACCGCAACGCACCGTCGGGCTGGTCTGGCGGCGCTCCTCCCCGCGCAAGCGCGACTTCGAGGCGCTCGGTGCCTGCATCCTGGAGGCGCTGGAGCCGAGCGGCCAGCCGCTCCTGCCGCCGGTGGTCGGTGAGGATCCTCGCGCCGGACAGCGCCCCGATGCCTGA
- a CDS encoding DUF2293 domain-containing protein: MMLGGKASGGTRRQKEMRKALRVTAPRIPFADAEPVLAGALAPHLRHMPPSVAVWLALVAHVRHAHSDYDALLEEGYERDAARYFALPSINDTLLDWGATRQVSADEDEISGD, from the coding sequence ATGATGTTGGGCGGGAAAGCCTCAGGCGGCACGCGCCGCCAGAAGGAGATGCGCAAGGCGCTGCGGGTGACCGCACCGCGCATCCCTTTCGCGGATGCCGAGCCGGTGCTGGCCGGGGCGCTCGCCCCGCATCTGCGGCACATGCCGCCCTCCGTCGCCGTCTGGCTTGCCCTCGTCGCCCATGTTCGCCACGCCCATAGCGACTACGACGCGCTGCTCGAGGAAGGCTACGAGCGCGACGCGGCCCGCTATTTCGCGCTCCCCTCGATCAACGACACGCTGCTCGACTGGGGCGCGACACGACAGGTCAGCGCGGACGAGGACGAGATCAGCGGGGACTGA
- a CDS encoding MOSC domain-containing protein, producing MADLFGREHMDELQSVPARKLGATTVKVLATQTPDDFRTTWTAALKLCFEGIPGGRHTGYTRRSGSREPWYPRGTEMCNERQVSILSVEELAEVAADMGLPRIEAEWIGGNVLLEGLPRLSLMPPRTRLVFAGGAVLRVDGDNMPCRIAGASIGEHYPDREGIDLLFPKTARRRRGLVAYVERPGVIRPGEAVTAHIPEHWIYR from the coding sequence ATGGCGGATCTGTTCGGACGCGAGCACATGGATGAGTTGCAGAGCGTGCCGGCGCGCAAGCTCGGCGCCACCACGGTCAAGGTGCTCGCCACCCAGACGCCGGACGACTTCCGCACCACCTGGACGGCGGCATTGAAGCTCTGCTTCGAGGGCATCCCCGGAGGGCGCCACACCGGCTACACCCGCCGCTCGGGCTCGCGCGAGCCCTGGTATCCGCGCGGCACCGAGATGTGCAACGAGCGGCAGGTGTCGATCCTGTCCGTGGAGGAACTGGCCGAGGTCGCCGCCGACATGGGCCTGCCGCGCATCGAGGCGGAGTGGATCGGGGGCAATGTCCTTCTGGAGGGCTTGCCGCGCCTGTCGCTGATGCCGCCGCGCACACGTCTCGTCTTCGCCGGCGGTGCGGTGCTGAGGGTCGACGGCGACAACATGCCCTGCCGGATCGCCGGAGCCTCCATCGGCGAGCACTATCCCGACCGCGAGGGCATCGACCTGCTGTTCCCCAAGACGGCGCGTCGCCGCCGCGGCCTCGTTGCCTATGTGGAACGGCCCGGCGTCATCCGCCCCGGCGAGGCGGTCACCGCGCATATCCCCGAGCACTGGATCTACCGCTGA
- the ettA gene encoding energy-dependent translational throttle protein EttA has protein sequence MARQFIYHMHGLSKAYNGKKVLDNIHLSFYPDAKIGILGPNGAGKSTLLKIMAGLDKEYTGEAWAAEGARIGYLPQEPHLDPTKTVLENVMLGVAHKQAIVDRYNELMMNYSDETADEGAKLQDIIDAEDLWNLESKVEMAMEALRCPPSDSEVENLSGGERRRVALCQLLLSEPDLLLLDEPTNHLDAETVHWLERHLREFKGSVLIITHDRYFLDNVTGWILELDRGQGIPYEGNYSVYLEKKTKRMEQEGREDMARSRAISREREWMGMSPKGRQTKSKARIRAYEDLLSKQEERLPTIDQILIPVGERLGNNVIDLENVSKGFGDRLLIEDLTFKLPRGGIVGVIGPNGAGKTTLFKLLTGQEKPDSGTVTIGDSVHLGYVDQSRDKLDPNKTVWEEISDGHEIIYLDGKEINSRAYCSSFNFKGPAQQAKVGNLSGGQRNRVHLAKVLKQGANVLLLDEPTNDLDTETLAALEDALENYAGCAVVISHDRMFLDRLATHMLAFEGDSHVEWFEGNFEDYEKDKVRRLGAHAADPRRIKYKPLTR, from the coding sequence ATGGCGCGCCAGTTCATCTATCACATGCACGGTCTGTCGAAGGCCTATAACGGCAAGAAGGTCCTCGACAACATCCACCTGTCCTTCTACCCGGACGCCAAGATCGGCATCCTGGGCCCGAACGGCGCGGGCAAGTCGACGCTCCTCAAGATCATGGCCGGCCTCGACAAGGAGTATACCGGCGAAGCGTGGGCGGCCGAAGGCGCGCGCATCGGCTACCTGCCGCAGGAGCCGCATCTCGACCCGACCAAGACGGTGCTCGAGAACGTCATGCTGGGCGTTGCCCACAAGCAGGCGATCGTCGACCGCTACAACGAACTGATGATGAACTATTCCGACGAGACGGCGGACGAGGGCGCCAAGCTCCAGGACATCATCGATGCCGAGGACCTGTGGAACCTCGAGAGCAAGGTCGAGATGGCGATGGAGGCCCTGCGCTGCCCGCCGTCCGATTCCGAGGTCGAAAACCTGTCCGGCGGCGAGCGTCGCCGCGTGGCGCTGTGCCAGCTGCTGCTGTCGGAGCCGGACCTCCTGCTGCTCGACGAGCCGACCAACCACCTGGACGCCGAGACGGTGCACTGGCTGGAGCGGCACCTGCGCGAGTTCAAGGGCTCGGTGCTGATCATCACCCACGATCGCTACTTCCTCGACAACGTCACGGGCTGGATCCTGGAGCTCGACCGCGGCCAGGGCATTCCGTACGAGGGCAACTACTCGGTCTATCTGGAGAAGAAGACCAAGCGCATGGAGCAGGAGGGCCGCGAGGACATGGCCCGCTCGCGTGCGATCTCCCGCGAGCGCGAGTGGATGGGCATGTCGCCGAAGGGTCGCCAGACCAAGTCCAAGGCGCGTATCCGCGCCTATGAGGATCTGCTGTCCAAGCAGGAAGAGCGTCTGCCGACCATCGACCAGATCCTCATCCCGGTCGGCGAGCGGCTCGGCAACAACGTCATCGACCTGGAGAACGTCTCCAAGGGCTTCGGCGACCGCCTCCTGATCGAGGACCTGACGTTCAAGCTGCCGCGCGGCGGCATCGTCGGCGTCATCGGCCCGAACGGCGCCGGCAAGACGACCCTGTTCAAGCTGCTGACCGGCCAGGAAAAGCCGGATTCGGGCACCGTCACCATCGGCGACAGCGTGCACCTTGGCTATGTCGACCAGTCGCGCGACAAGCTCGACCCGAACAAGACGGTCTGGGAAGAGATTTCCGACGGCCACGAGATCATCTATCTCGACGGCAAGGAGATCAATTCGCGCGCCTATTGCTCGTCCTTCAACTTCAAGGGCCCGGCCCAGCAGGCGAAGGTGGGCAACCTCTCGGGCGGACAGCGCAATCGCGTGCACCTTGCCAAGGTGCTGAAGCAGGGCGCCAACGTGCTGCTGCTCGACGAGCCGACCAACGACCTCGACACCGAGACGCTGGCGGCGCTTGAGGATGCGCTGGAGAACTATGCCGGCTGCGCCGTGGTCATCAGCCACGATCGTATGTTCCTCGACCGCCTGGCCACGCACATGCTCGCCTTCGAGGGCGACAGCCATGTGGAGTGGTTCGAGGGCAACTTCGAGGACTACGAGAAGGACAAGGTGCGTCGTCTCGGCGCCCATGCGGCCGATCCGCGCCGCATCAAGTACAAGCCGCTGACGCGCTGA
- a CDS encoding sulfotransferase family 2 domain-containing protein: MLVPKNKRQAFSRRGKANILFLHVPKCGGSFVEQAFLPWILKCPSRRIRDARGHLTYREYAKVFDRHRVDLSAMHVFTVVRNPWDWHVSWFHYLKEDLGRGRSGMPTEVELFQNYGFSDYLRWLADDEAPTSPTRYIRKQQLDYLTDAAGTLAVQRILRQERLADDLAKMAAELDLAVTVPERRANPSSHGHYREYYDDFGIELIARRHKDDVETFGYTF, encoded by the coding sequence TTGCTTGTTCCGAAAAACAAAAGGCAGGCCTTCTCCAGGCGCGGGAAGGCGAACATCCTTTTCCTGCATGTGCCGAAATGCGGCGGATCCTTCGTGGAGCAGGCCTTCCTGCCCTGGATCCTGAAATGCCCCTCGCGCCGCATTCGCGATGCCCGCGGCCACCTTACCTATCGCGAATACGCAAAGGTTTTCGACCGGCACCGGGTCGACCTGTCCGCCATGCATGTCTTCACCGTCGTGCGCAATCCCTGGGACTGGCACGTCTCCTGGTTCCACTATCTCAAGGAAGACCTCGGCCGCGGCCGATCGGGCATGCCCACCGAGGTGGAGCTGTTCCAGAACTACGGCTTTTCCGACTACCTGCGCTGGCTGGCGGACGACGAGGCGCCGACCTCCCCCACCCGCTACATCCGCAAGCAGCAGCTCGACTACCTGACCGACGCGGCCGGCACGCTCGCCGTCCAGCGCATCCTGCGGCAGGAACGGCTGGCCGACGACCTTGCCAAGATGGCGGCGGAGCTGGACCTTGCCGTCACCGTTCCCGAGCGCCGCGCCAATCCGTCGTCGCACGGCCACTACCGCGAGTATTACGACGACTTCGGGATCGAGCTGATCGCCAGGCGTCACAAGGACGACGTCGAGACCTTCGGCTATACGTTCTGA
- a CDS encoding FkbM family methyltransferase: MGFNLIRFALDPHYRAVKRWKLAKGDERLLTDVPLDGNSLVVDAGFYKGDFSARISQKGSPKVLAFEPAPEFCERARPLLAAMPNVTLDCAGLSDFNGTAKLVYDNDGSSTQRQQEGESVEVQLRRASDIVRAAGRPIDLMKLNIEGDEYPVLENLIAEGLMGEVRHLVVQFHLIDGTSRERYARIAEGLSKTHDLAWRYPFVWERWDLRDSVSPSR; this comes from the coding sequence ATGGGCTTCAACCTGATCCGCTTCGCCCTCGACCCGCACTACCGGGCCGTCAAGCGCTGGAAACTCGCAAAGGGCGACGAACGCCTGCTGACCGATGTGCCGTTGGACGGGAATTCCCTGGTCGTCGATGCCGGCTTCTACAAGGGCGACTTTTCCGCCCGCATCTCCCAGAAGGGTTCGCCGAAGGTTCTGGCCTTCGAGCCGGCGCCGGAATTCTGCGAGCGCGCCCGCCCGCTGCTCGCCGCCATGCCGAACGTCACGCTCGACTGCGCCGGCCTGTCGGATTTCAACGGCACGGCGAAGCTCGTCTACGACAATGACGGCAGCAGCACCCAGCGGCAGCAAGAAGGCGAGAGCGTCGAGGTCCAGCTGCGACGCGCCTCGGACATCGTGCGTGCGGCCGGCCGGCCGATCGACCTGATGAAGCTCAACATCGAGGGCGACGAATACCCGGTCCTGGAGAATCTGATCGCGGAAGGCCTGATGGGCGAGGTGCGCCATCTCGTGGTGCAGTTCCACCTGATCGACGGGACCAGCCGCGAGCGCTACGCCCGGATCGCCGAAGGTCTGTCGAAGACCCACGATCTTGCCTGGCGCTACCCGTTCGTCTGGGAACGCTGGGACCTGCGCGACAGCGTCTCGCCAAGTAGATAG